A portion of the Canis lupus baileyi chromosome 38, mCanLup2.hap1, whole genome shotgun sequence genome contains these proteins:
- the UCHL5 gene encoding ubiquitin carboxyl-terminal hydrolase isozyme L5 isoform X6, with translation MKGLALSNSDVIRQVHNSFARQQMFEFDAKTSAKEEDAFHFVSYVPVNGRLYELDGLREGPIDLGACNQDDWISAVRPVIEKRIQKYSEGEIRFNLMAIVSDRKMIYEQKIAELQRQLAEEPMDTDQGNNMLSAIQSEVAKNQMLIEEEVQKLKRYKIENIRRKHNYLPFIMELLKTLAEHQQLIPLVEKAKEKQNAKKAQETK, from the exons aTGAAAGGTTTGGCACTAAGCAATTCAGATGTGATTCGACAAGTACACAACAGTTTTGCCAG ACAGCAGATGTTTGAATTTGATGCAAAGACATCAGCAAAAGAAGAAGATGCTTTTCATTTTGTCAGTTATGTTCCTGTAAATGGAAGATTGTATGAATTAGATGGATTAAGAGAAGGACCAATTGATTTAG GTGCATGCAATCAAGATGACTGGATCAGCGCAGTAAGGCCAGTCATAgaaaaaaggatacaaaa GTACAGTGAAGGTGAAATTCGGTTTAACTTGATGGCCATTGTATCTGACAGAAAAATGATATATGAACAGAAGATAGCCGAGTTACAAAGACAACTTGCTGAG GAACCCATGGATACAGACCAGGGCAATAATATGCTAAGTGCTATTCAGTCAGAGGTTGCCAAAAATCAGATGCTTATTGAAGAAGAAGTACAGAAACTAAAAAGATATaag attgaaaATATCAGAAGGAAGCATAATTACCTGCCTTTCATTATGGAATTATTAAAGACTTTAGCAGAACACCAGCAGTTAATTCCACTAGTAGAAAAG gcaaaagaaaaacagaatgcaAAGAAAGCACAGGAAACCAAATGA
- the UCHL5 gene encoding ubiquitin carboxyl-terminal hydrolase isozyme L5 isoform X3: MNIVINNACATQAIVSVLLNCTHQDVHLGETLSEFKEFSQSFDAAMKGLALSNSDVIRQVHNSFARQQMFEFDAKTSAKEEDAFHFVSYVPVNGRLYELDGLREGPIDLGACNQDDWISAVRPVIEKRIQKYSEGEIRFNLMAIVSDRKMIYEQKIAELQRQLAEEEPMDTDQGNNMLSAIQSEVAKNQMLIEEEVQKLKRYKIENIRRKHNYLPFIMELLKTLAEHQQLIPLVEKAKEKQNAKKAQETK, encoded by the exons GTAATTAACAATGCTTGTGCTACCCAAGCCATAGTAAGTGTGTTATTAAACTGTACCCATCAAGATGTCCATTTGGGAGAGACATTAtcagaatttaaagaattttcacAAAGTTTTGATGCAGCT aTGAAAGGTTTGGCACTAAGCAATTCAGATGTGATTCGACAAGTACACAACAGTTTTGCCAG ACAGCAGATGTTTGAATTTGATGCAAAGACATCAGCAAAAGAAGAAGATGCTTTTCATTTTGTCAGTTATGTTCCTGTAAATGGAAGATTGTATGAATTAGATGGATTAAGAGAAGGACCAATTGATTTAG GTGCATGCAATCAAGATGACTGGATCAGCGCAGTAAGGCCAGTCATAgaaaaaaggatacaaaa GTACAGTGAAGGTGAAATTCGGTTTAACTTGATGGCCATTGTATCTGACAGAAAAATGATATATGAACAGAAGATAGCCGAGTTACAAAGACAACTTGCTGAG GAGGAACCCATGGATACAGACCAGGGCAATAATATGCTAAGTGCTATTCAGTCAGAGGTTGCCAAAAATCAGATGCTTATTGAAGAAGAAGTACAGAAACTAAAAAGATATaag attgaaaATATCAGAAGGAAGCATAATTACCTGCCTTTCATTATGGAATTATTAAAGACTTTAGCAGAACACCAGCAGTTAATTCCACTAGTAGAAAAG gcaaaagaaaaacagaatgcaAAGAAAGCACAGGAAACCAAATGA
- the UCHL5 gene encoding ubiquitin carboxyl-terminal hydrolase isozyme L5 isoform X4, whose product MNIVINNACATQAIVSVLLNCTHQDVHLGETLSEFKEFSQSFDAAMKGLALSNSDVIRQVHNSFARQQMFEFDAKTSAKEEDAFHFVSYVPVNGRLYELDGLREGPIDLGACNQDDWISAVRPVIEKRIQKYSEGEIRFNLMAIVSDRKMIYEQKIAELQRQLAEEPMDTDQGNNMLSAIQSEVAKNQMLIEEEVQKLKRYKIENIRRKHNYLPFIMELLKTLAEHQQLIPLVEKAKEKQNAKKAQETK is encoded by the exons GTAATTAACAATGCTTGTGCTACCCAAGCCATAGTAAGTGTGTTATTAAACTGTACCCATCAAGATGTCCATTTGGGAGAGACATTAtcagaatttaaagaattttcacAAAGTTTTGATGCAGCT aTGAAAGGTTTGGCACTAAGCAATTCAGATGTGATTCGACAAGTACACAACAGTTTTGCCAG ACAGCAGATGTTTGAATTTGATGCAAAGACATCAGCAAAAGAAGAAGATGCTTTTCATTTTGTCAGTTATGTTCCTGTAAATGGAAGATTGTATGAATTAGATGGATTAAGAGAAGGACCAATTGATTTAG GTGCATGCAATCAAGATGACTGGATCAGCGCAGTAAGGCCAGTCATAgaaaaaaggatacaaaa GTACAGTGAAGGTGAAATTCGGTTTAACTTGATGGCCATTGTATCTGACAGAAAAATGATATATGAACAGAAGATAGCCGAGTTACAAAGACAACTTGCTGAG GAACCCATGGATACAGACCAGGGCAATAATATGCTAAGTGCTATTCAGTCAGAGGTTGCCAAAAATCAGATGCTTATTGAAGAAGAAGTACAGAAACTAAAAAGATATaag attgaaaATATCAGAAGGAAGCATAATTACCTGCCTTTCATTATGGAATTATTAAAGACTTTAGCAGAACACCAGCAGTTAATTCCACTAGTAGAAAAG gcaaaagaaaaacagaatgcaAAGAAAGCACAGGAAACCAAATGA
- the UCHL5 gene encoding ubiquitin carboxyl-terminal hydrolase isozyme L5 isoform X5 translates to MKGLALSNSDVIRQVHNSFARQQMFEFDAKTSAKEEDAFHFVSYVPVNGRLYELDGLREGPIDLGACNQDDWISAVRPVIEKRIQKYSEGEIRFNLMAIVSDRKMIYEQKIAELQRQLAEEEPMDTDQGNNMLSAIQSEVAKNQMLIEEEVQKLKRYKIENIRRKHNYLPFIMELLKTLAEHQQLIPLVEKAKEKQNAKKAQETK, encoded by the exons aTGAAAGGTTTGGCACTAAGCAATTCAGATGTGATTCGACAAGTACACAACAGTTTTGCCAG ACAGCAGATGTTTGAATTTGATGCAAAGACATCAGCAAAAGAAGAAGATGCTTTTCATTTTGTCAGTTATGTTCCTGTAAATGGAAGATTGTATGAATTAGATGGATTAAGAGAAGGACCAATTGATTTAG GTGCATGCAATCAAGATGACTGGATCAGCGCAGTAAGGCCAGTCATAgaaaaaaggatacaaaa GTACAGTGAAGGTGAAATTCGGTTTAACTTGATGGCCATTGTATCTGACAGAAAAATGATATATGAACAGAAGATAGCCGAGTTACAAAGACAACTTGCTGAG GAGGAACCCATGGATACAGACCAGGGCAATAATATGCTAAGTGCTATTCAGTCAGAGGTTGCCAAAAATCAGATGCTTATTGAAGAAGAAGTACAGAAACTAAAAAGATATaag attgaaaATATCAGAAGGAAGCATAATTACCTGCCTTTCATTATGGAATTATTAAAGACTTTAGCAGAACACCAGCAGTTAATTCCACTAGTAGAAAAG gcaaaagaaaaacagaatgcaAAGAAAGCACAGGAAACCAAATGA